The following proteins are co-located in the Dromiciops gliroides isolate mDroGli1 chromosome 2, mDroGli1.pri, whole genome shotgun sequence genome:
- the NPDC1 gene encoding neural proliferation differentiation and control protein 1 isoform X2, giving the protein MAYPTLWFLLFGIILSGALRRATAIQPDAACPRSLDCTLRRRALCPPGSGACGPCLRPFVEDDLGRCIPKKQLPRGKMQPWPNLEEEIDLLANMLAHQDTVPQRQDTVPQRFRWPATLVSPGQEPDTPSPQGVQVPTIRASHSSSRPVEMSPVDPPHPSNDVLVLMMIVVCAVAGLSALVVAVVCWCRLQKEIRLAQKTEYSSKSQKGSGSPAFSRSMVGGRESLGRGRSYSAAIQWQPGDKKLAQSAQMYHYQHQKQQMLSLEKHKEQPKIMDSGSSEEENEDGDFTVYECPGLAPMNALTGEMEVKNPMFDDSALVGPSSRAASSPPASSSPSGSGPRVSSGSRTSGSRTGPRPSPRPLRLMAPKSHQ; this is encoded by the exons ATGCTGCCTGCCCCCGAAGCTTGGATTGTACCCTGAGAAGGAGGGCCTTGTGCCCACCAGGCTCTGGTGCCTGTGGGCCCTGCCTCCGACCCTTTGTGGAGGATGACCTTGGCCGCTGTATTCCCAAAAAACAGCTACCAAGAG GTAAGATGCAGCCCTGGCCCAACCTGGAAGAAGAAATCGACTTACTGGCTAACATGCTGGCCCATCAAGACACTGTCCCCCAGCGCCAGGACACTGTCCCCCAGCGCTTCCGCTGGCCTG CCACCCTGGTGTCCCCAGGACAGGAGCCCGATACCCCATCCCCTCAGGGAGTACAAGTTCCCACGATCAGAGCCTCCCATTCATCTTCGAGGCCTGTGGAGATGTCACCTGTGGATCCCCCACACCCATCCAATGACGTCCTTGTTCTCA TGATGATCGTGGTCTGTGCAGTGGCTGGGCTCTCGGCGCTGGTTGTGGCTGTGGTCTGCTGGTGCAG GTTACAAAAGGAAATCCGCTTGGCTCAGAAAACAGAGTACTCTTCCAAGTCCCAGAAAGGATCTGGCTCCCCAGCCTTCTCCAGAAGCAtggtaggggggagggagagccTTGGAAGGGGAAGAAGCTATTCCGCAGCAATTCAGTGGCAG CCTGGGGACAAGAAGCTTGCCCAGAGTGCCCAGATGTATCATTACCAGCACCAGAAGCAGCAGATGCTATCACTAGAGAA GCATAAAGAGCAGCCTAAAATTATGGACTCTGGGTCCtcggaggaagaaaatgaggatggAGACTTCACTGTCTATGAGTGCCCTGGCCTGGCCCCTATGAATGCCTTG ACTGGAGAGATGGAAGTGAAGAACCCCATGTTTGACGACTCAGCTCTAGTGGGCCCTAGTTCCCGTGCTGCCTCTAGCCCTCCAGCCAGCAGCTCTCCATCTGGATCTGGTCCCCGTGTCAGTTCGGGCTCCCGAACTAGTGGGTCCCGGACTGGCCCCCGCCCCAGCCCTCGGCCTCTCCGGCTGATGGCCCCCAAATCTCACCAATGA
- the NPDC1 gene encoding neural proliferation differentiation and control protein 1 isoform X1 — MAYPTLWFLLFGIILSGALRRATAIQPDAACPRSLDCTLRRRALCPPGSGACGPCLRPFVEDDLGRCIPKKQLPRGKMQPWPNLEEEIDLLANMLAHQDTVPQRQDTVPQRFRWPAATLVSPGQEPDTPSPQGVQVPTIRASHSSSRPVEMSPVDPPHPSNDVLVLMMIVVCAVAGLSALVVAVVCWCRLQKEIRLAQKTEYSSKSQKGSGSPAFSRSMVGGRESLGRGRSYSAAIQWQPGDKKLAQSAQMYHYQHQKQQMLSLEKHKEQPKIMDSGSSEEENEDGDFTVYECPGLAPMNALTGEMEVKNPMFDDSALVGPSSRAASSPPASSSPSGSGPRVSSGSRTSGSRTGPRPSPRPLRLMAPKSHQ; from the exons ATGCTGCCTGCCCCCGAAGCTTGGATTGTACCCTGAGAAGGAGGGCCTTGTGCCCACCAGGCTCTGGTGCCTGTGGGCCCTGCCTCCGACCCTTTGTGGAGGATGACCTTGGCCGCTGTATTCCCAAAAAACAGCTACCAAGAG GTAAGATGCAGCCCTGGCCCAACCTGGAAGAAGAAATCGACTTACTGGCTAACATGCTGGCCCATCAAGACACTGTCCCCCAGCGCCAGGACACTGTCCCCCAGCGCTTCCGCTGGCCTG caGCCACCCTGGTGTCCCCAGGACAGGAGCCCGATACCCCATCCCCTCAGGGAGTACAAGTTCCCACGATCAGAGCCTCCCATTCATCTTCGAGGCCTGTGGAGATGTCACCTGTGGATCCCCCACACCCATCCAATGACGTCCTTGTTCTCA TGATGATCGTGGTCTGTGCAGTGGCTGGGCTCTCGGCGCTGGTTGTGGCTGTGGTCTGCTGGTGCAG GTTACAAAAGGAAATCCGCTTGGCTCAGAAAACAGAGTACTCTTCCAAGTCCCAGAAAGGATCTGGCTCCCCAGCCTTCTCCAGAAGCAtggtaggggggagggagagccTTGGAAGGGGAAGAAGCTATTCCGCAGCAATTCAGTGGCAG CCTGGGGACAAGAAGCTTGCCCAGAGTGCCCAGATGTATCATTACCAGCACCAGAAGCAGCAGATGCTATCACTAGAGAA GCATAAAGAGCAGCCTAAAATTATGGACTCTGGGTCCtcggaggaagaaaatgaggatggAGACTTCACTGTCTATGAGTGCCCTGGCCTGGCCCCTATGAATGCCTTG ACTGGAGAGATGGAAGTGAAGAACCCCATGTTTGACGACTCAGCTCTAGTGGGCCCTAGTTCCCGTGCTGCCTCTAGCCCTCCAGCCAGCAGCTCTCCATCTGGATCTGGTCCCCGTGTCAGTTCGGGCTCCCGAACTAGTGGGTCCCGGACTGGCCCCCGCCCCAGCCCTCGGCCTCTCCGGCTGATGGCCCCCAAATCTCACCAATGA
- the NPDC1 gene encoding neural proliferation differentiation and control protein 1 isoform X3, producing the protein MAYPTLWFLLFGIILSGALRRATAIQPDAACPRSLDCTLRRRALCPPGSGACGPCLRPFVEDDLGRCIPKKQLPRGKMQPWPNLEEEIDLLANMLAHQDTVPQRQDTVPQRFRWPAATLVSPGQEPDTPSPQGVQVPTIRASHSSSRPVEMSPVDPPHPSNDVLVLMMIVVCAVAGLSALVVAVVCWCRLQKEIRLAQKTEYSSKSQKGSGSPAFSRSMPGDKKLAQSAQMYHYQHQKQQMLSLEKHKEQPKIMDSGSSEEENEDGDFTVYECPGLAPMNALTGEMEVKNPMFDDSALVGPSSRAASSPPASSSPSGSGPRVSSGSRTSGSRTGPRPSPRPLRLMAPKSHQ; encoded by the exons ATGCTGCCTGCCCCCGAAGCTTGGATTGTACCCTGAGAAGGAGGGCCTTGTGCCCACCAGGCTCTGGTGCCTGTGGGCCCTGCCTCCGACCCTTTGTGGAGGATGACCTTGGCCGCTGTATTCCCAAAAAACAGCTACCAAGAG GTAAGATGCAGCCCTGGCCCAACCTGGAAGAAGAAATCGACTTACTGGCTAACATGCTGGCCCATCAAGACACTGTCCCCCAGCGCCAGGACACTGTCCCCCAGCGCTTCCGCTGGCCTG caGCCACCCTGGTGTCCCCAGGACAGGAGCCCGATACCCCATCCCCTCAGGGAGTACAAGTTCCCACGATCAGAGCCTCCCATTCATCTTCGAGGCCTGTGGAGATGTCACCTGTGGATCCCCCACACCCATCCAATGACGTCCTTGTTCTCA TGATGATCGTGGTCTGTGCAGTGGCTGGGCTCTCGGCGCTGGTTGTGGCTGTGGTCTGCTGGTGCAG GTTACAAAAGGAAATCCGCTTGGCTCAGAAAACAGAGTACTCTTCCAAGTCCCAGAAAGGATCTGGCTCCCCAGCCTTCTCCAGAAGCAtg CCTGGGGACAAGAAGCTTGCCCAGAGTGCCCAGATGTATCATTACCAGCACCAGAAGCAGCAGATGCTATCACTAGAGAA GCATAAAGAGCAGCCTAAAATTATGGACTCTGGGTCCtcggaggaagaaaatgaggatggAGACTTCACTGTCTATGAGTGCCCTGGCCTGGCCCCTATGAATGCCTTG ACTGGAGAGATGGAAGTGAAGAACCCCATGTTTGACGACTCAGCTCTAGTGGGCCCTAGTTCCCGTGCTGCCTCTAGCCCTCCAGCCAGCAGCTCTCCATCTGGATCTGGTCCCCGTGTCAGTTCGGGCTCCCGAACTAGTGGGTCCCGGACTGGCCCCCGCCCCAGCCCTCGGCCTCTCCGGCTGATGGCCCCCAAATCTCACCAATGA